The Polaribacter tangerinus genome has a segment encoding these proteins:
- a CDS encoding single-stranded DNA-binding protein, whose translation MNTLRNKVQLIGRLGQEPEIVTFKDGNKMAKFSLATDDSYKNKEGHKVERAYWHNIVITGGLVSVVENYVKKGQEIAVEGKLTNRSYDTKEGEKRYITEIMVHDLLLLGAKQS comes from the coding sequence ATGAATACGTTAAGAAACAAAGTACAATTAATTGGTAGACTAGGTCAAGAACCAGAAATAGTAACCTTTAAAGACGGTAACAAAATGGCTAAATTTTCATTGGCAACAGATGATAGTTACAAAAACAAAGAAGGCCATAAAGTAGAACGTGCTTATTGGCACAACATTGTAATCACTGGCGGATTGGTATCTGTTGTAGAAAATTATGTGAAAAAAGGGCAAGAAATAGCCGTTGAAGGAAAACTTACAAACAGATCATATGATACCAAAGAAGGAGAAAAAAGATATATTACTGAAATAATGGTACATGACTTACTACTTTTAGGCGCTAAACAATCTTAA
- a CDS encoding SDR family NAD(P)-dependent oxidoreductase, which translates to MNKTAFITGATSGIGRATASIFAQNNIRLILCGRRKDRLEELQITLGKLTEVTTLSFDVSNRKEVENAIKSIPENFKQIDILINNAGNAHGLSSIQNGDINDWEAMLDINVKGLLYVSKAIIPQMIERNNGFIVNIGSIAGKEVYANGNVYCASKHAVNALNKSMRLDLNNYNIRVSAIHPGAVETEFSEVRFKGDTKKAAAVYDGYDPLIAKDIADIIYFVISRPSHVNIEDLVVYPTAQASASVIRKNKE; encoded by the coding sequence ATGAATAAAACAGCTTTTATAACTGGTGCTACCTCTGGAATTGGTAGAGCCACAGCATCAATATTTGCTCAAAATAATATTCGATTAATTCTTTGTGGTAGAAGAAAAGACCGTTTAGAAGAATTACAAATTACCCTTGGTAAACTTACTGAGGTCACTACCTTATCATTTGATGTTTCTAATAGAAAAGAAGTAGAAAATGCCATAAAAAGCATTCCGGAAAATTTTAAACAGATAGATATTCTCATAAACAATGCTGGTAACGCTCACGGATTATCTTCTATACAAAATGGCGATATAAATGACTGGGAAGCCATGCTAGACATTAATGTAAAAGGACTGCTATATGTTTCTAAAGCGATAATTCCACAAATGATTGAAAGAAACAACGGTTTTATAGTAAATATTGGTTCCATTGCTGGCAAAGAAGTATATGCCAATGGCAATGTTTATTGCGCCTCTAAACATGCTGTAAATGCCTTAAACAAAAGTATGAGACTCGACTTAAATAATTATAATATTAGAGTATCTGCCATTCATCCTGGTGCTGTAGAAACTGAATTTTCTGAAGTTCGTTTTAAAGGTGATACCAAAAAAGCGGCGGCTGTTTATGATGGATACGATCCGCTGATAGCAAAAGATATTGCAGACATTATTTACTTTGTTATTTCTAGACCTTCTCATGTAAATATTGAAGATTTAGTAGTGTACCCAACCGCACAAGCTAGCGCAAGTGTAATTCGTAAAAACAAAGAATAA
- a CDS encoding DUF2911 domain-containing protein, protein MKKNILTLVILTCLFVVSTTQAQKFKPLDKSPMDAATFPDSWRVSNKELKVVYGRPQLKGRSLEMLAPPNKVWRTGANEAAEITFYKDVIFGGEKVASGTYSLFTIPSKTGDWTVILNKAKNVWGHYTYKKEEDVVRVKGYVSKTTDTIEAFSMIFDTDKTLKMGWENTVISVPISTDVSEASEK, encoded by the coding sequence ATGAAAAAAAATATTTTAACACTAGTTATTTTAACCTGTCTTTTTGTGGTTTCAACTACACAAGCACAAAAATTTAAGCCATTAGATAAAAGTCCTATGGATGCTGCTACTTTTCCTGATAGTTGGAGAGTTTCTAATAAAGAATTAAAAGTGGTGTATGGCCGTCCTCAGTTAAAAGGAAGAAGCTTAGAAATGTTAGCGCCACCTAATAAGGTTTGGCGAACAGGTGCTAATGAAGCAGCAGAAATTACATTTTATAAAGATGTAATTTTTGGAGGAGAAAAAGTAGCATCGGGCACGTATTCTTTATTTACAATACCATCTAAAACAGGAGATTGGACTGTTATTTTAAATAAAGCTAAAAATGTTTGGGGTCATTATACCTACAAAAAAGAAGAGGACGTTGTAAGAGTAAAGGGATACGTTTCGAAAACAACAGATACTATAGAAGCTTTTTCTATGATTTTTGATACCGACAAAACATTAAAAATGGGTTGGGAAAATACTGTAATTTCTGTTCCAATTTCTACCGATGTTTCTGAAGCCTCAGAAAAGTAA
- a CDS encoding CBS domain-containing protein → MGIKSFQGKRDNSQRKNDELILVSDYMTTNLITFKATDSLDHVIAQLITYKISGGPVVNDKNELIGIISETDCIKHISESKYYNMPSDTNNTVGKYMVTAVDTIDKNMNIFDAAFKFISSHRRRFPVVENGKLIGQLSQKDVLKAAIKVKGNTWK, encoded by the coding sequence ATGGGTATTAAAAGCTTTCAAGGAAAACGAGACAACAGTCAACGTAAAAATGATGAATTAATTTTAGTGTCAGATTATATGACTACCAACTTAATTACGTTTAAAGCAACCGATTCTTTAGACCATGTAATTGCACAACTTATTACCTATAAAATTTCTGGTGGACCTGTTGTAAATGATAAAAACGAACTTATTGGTATTATTTCTGAAACCGATTGTATTAAGCATATTTCTGAAAGCAAATATTATAATATGCCTTCAGACACCAATAATACTGTGGGAAAATATATGGTAACTGCGGTTGATACGATTGATAAAAATATGAATATTTTCGATGCTGCTTTTAAGTTTATTTCATCACATAGAAGAAGATTTCCTGTTGTAGAAAACGGAAAATTAATTGGTCAGCTGAGCCAGAAAGACGTATTAAAAGCAGCTATTAAAGTAAAAGGGAATACCTGGAAATAG
- the feoB gene encoding ferrous iron transport protein B produces the protein MSKNFIKVALIGNPNTGKTSLFNQLTGLNQKVGNYPGVTVDKKQGTCKLTETHQALITDLPGTYSINPTSIDESIVLKTLLKKDIKESPDVILVVADVENLKRNLLLFSQIKDLEIPTVLAINMVDQMAAKGISIDVSALEKELNSEVVLISARKNIGIRAVKEAIIKCHVAAKASPLCGINSKIDPDYFEKLKEISSSYSLYELWLMVTQNNYPDSISKQEKEKLQAFKKDSAKLKKYQHKETIYRYQEINKILQKTYLVDKSKATDIRSKLDKIFTHKFFGYFIFFFILLIIFQSIFDLATIPMDYIDAVFANLSDVTKENLPPGVFTDLLAEGIIPGIGGVLIFIPQIAILFLFIAVLEETGYMSRVVFLMDKIMRRFGMNGKSVIPLISGTACAIPAIMATRTIATWKERLITILVTPFTTCSARLPVYAILIALVIPNKKVAGFLNLQGLVLLFMYILGFATAILAAYILHKTLKTTSKSFFVIEMPNYKVPSVKNVFFEVVEKTKAFVFGAGKIILSLSIILWFLASNGPASFDDAEKNTIENQVNKQLSSEELQQKIAAAKLQNSYIGIMGKAIEPAIKPLGYDWKIGIALITSFAAREVFVGTLATIYSVGSDDEDTATIKQKMASEINPDTGKKRFNFPVGMSLMVFYAFAMQCMATLAIVKRETKSWKWPLIQLFGMGLLAYISSFLVYQILS, from the coding sequence ATGTCTAAAAACTTTATTAAAGTAGCACTTATTGGAAATCCAAATACTGGTAAAACCTCATTGTTTAATCAACTTACAGGTTTAAATCAAAAAGTAGGGAATTATCCGGGTGTAACGGTAGATAAAAAACAAGGAACGTGTAAATTAACGGAAACACACCAAGCACTTATTACAGATTTACCTGGCACATACAGCATAAATCCAACATCTATTGATGAAAGTATTGTTTTAAAAACCTTACTAAAAAAAGATATTAAAGAGTCTCCAGATGTAATTTTAGTAGTAGCAGATGTAGAAAACTTAAAGAGAAATTTATTATTATTCTCTCAAATAAAAGATTTAGAAATACCTACAGTATTGGCTATTAATATGGTAGACCAAATGGCAGCAAAAGGAATTTCTATAGATGTTTCTGCATTAGAAAAAGAGTTAAACTCTGAAGTTGTTTTAATAAGTGCCAGAAAAAATATTGGTATAAGAGCGGTTAAAGAAGCCATTATTAAGTGTCATGTTGCCGCTAAAGCATCTCCTTTATGTGGTATAAATTCTAAAATAGATCCTGATTATTTCGAGAAACTAAAAGAAATTAGTTCTTCTTATTCTTTGTATGAATTATGGCTAATGGTTACCCAAAATAATTATCCAGACTCCATAAGTAAGCAAGAAAAAGAAAAACTACAAGCTTTTAAAAAAGATAGTGCCAAATTAAAAAAGTATCAGCATAAAGAAACCATTTACAGATACCAAGAGATTAATAAAATTTTACAAAAAACCTATTTAGTAGACAAATCGAAAGCAACAGATATAAGAAGTAAATTAGATAAAATTTTTACACATAAGTTTTTTGGATATTTTATTTTCTTTTTCATCTTACTAATTATTTTTCAATCTATTTTCGATTTGGCTACCATTCCTATGGATTACATAGATGCTGTTTTTGCCAATTTATCGGACGTAACAAAAGAGAACTTGCCGCCAGGTGTTTTTACAGATTTATTGGCAGAAGGAATTATACCTGGTATTGGTGGTGTACTTATTTTTATTCCACAAATAGCTATTTTATTTTTATTTATTGCAGTGTTAGAAGAAACGGGTTATATGAGCCGAGTAGTTTTTTTAATGGACAAAATAATGCGTCGTTTTGGAATGAACGGTAAAAGTGTAATTCCTTTAATTTCGGGAACTGCGTGTGCTATTCCTGCAATTATGGCAACCAGAACAATAGCTACATGGAAAGAACGTTTAATTACCATTTTAGTTACACCATTTACTACTTGTTCGGCGCGTTTGCCAGTATATGCTATTTTAATTGCGTTGGTAATACCGAATAAAAAAGTAGCAGGTTTTTTAAATTTACAAGGGTTAGTACTATTGTTTATGTATATTTTGGGTTTTGCAACGGCAATTTTAGCCGCCTATATTTTACATAAAACCTTAAAAACTACTTCCAAGTCTTTTTTTGTAATTGAAATGCCAAATTATAAAGTTCCCTCAGTTAAAAATGTGTTTTTTGAAGTAGTAGAAAAAACAAAAGCATTTGTATTTGGGGCAGGAAAAATTATACTATCACTTTCAATTATACTTTGGTTTTTAGCTTCTAACGGACCAGCATCTTTTGATGATGCCGAAAAAAACACAATAGAAAACCAAGTAAATAAACAACTTTCATCAGAAGAATTGCAACAAAAAATAGCTGCTGCTAAACTACAAAATTCTTATATTGGTATTATGGGAAAAGCAATAGAACCTGCTATAAAACCATTAGGTTACGATTGGAAAATTGGTATTGCATTAATTACTTCTTTTGCGGCCAGAGAGGTTTTTGTAGGAACATTAGCTACTATTTATAGTGTAGGTTCAGACGATGAAGATACTGCAACTATTAAACAGAAAATGGCATCTGAAATAAATCCTGATACCGGAAAAAAGCGCTTTAATTTCCCTGTGGGCATGTCGTTAATGGTTTTTTACGCATTTGCAATGCAGTGTATGGCAACCTTAGCAATTGTAAAAAGAGAAACAAAGTCATGGAAATGGCCATTAATTCAGCTTTTTGGTATGGGATTATTGGCGTATATATCATCCTTTTTAGTGTATCAAATTTTAAGTTAA
- a CDS encoding FeoA family protein gives MSTIASLLVGEMGYISEESLEVIPLKLLEMGCLPGAEVTLVQIAPLNDPLYICVNGSHLAIRKETAAQIQILKVNLQDV, from the coding sequence TTGAGCACAATTGCATCTTTACTTGTAGGTGAAATGGGGTATATTTCTGAGGAATCTTTAGAGGTTATTCCACTAAAATTATTAGAAATGGGGTGCTTGCCAGGAGCAGAAGTTACGCTAGTTCAAATAGCACCATTAAACGATCCGCTTTATATTTGTGTAAATGGAAGCCATTTAGCAATTCGTAAGGAAACAGCTGCACAAATTCAAATTCTAAAAGTAAATTTACAGGATGTCTAA
- a CDS encoding M28 family peptidase → MKKNFSVISILIILGVVYLSFTDLKPSVITNKYLKSNTVFSIDKALYHLKKITKKPHYVGTSYHKDVQTYIVSELEKLGFEVETQVETVVNSKNSATTAENIVAKLKGTSSNKALLLLSHYDSNPHSSLGASDAGSGVVTILEGLRAFLATKPVLKNDLIVLISDAEEIGLLGAQAFVNSHPFIKDIGLVLNFEARGSGGPSYMLMETNGKNGKLLHHFLAAKPNFPAANSLMYSVYKKLPNDTDLTVFREDAAINGFNFAFIGDHFDYHSAQDSFSRLDKASLLHQADYLMTTLSYFSGSDLSDFDADEDYVYVNFPFVKMITYPFSWIYPLLITAFLLFLVIVFLGISLNKLTIKDLLKGFIPFTVSLVLCSSITFGLWQLLLQIHTEYNDILHGFTYNGYTYIFAFVFLNLFLVTTIYTKIASVEKPVNLLVAPLFFWLLLNILIALYLKGASFFIIPVFCALIVLLIETLCKLNFAFKTILYTIISIPTIYIFAPLIKMFPVGLGLKVLFICALFMVLVFGLLVLTFHKKNAVFTQKASGFLMIIFFGLATYNSSFSIDNKQPNSLVYIQNSDTQKAYFGTYNTTLDAYTKHVFEGDYEKGGIKNAETRSKYNTQFKYYKKTVSRNIPQATIIHEIDTIIGAKRFLEISIIPNRKVHKVELSTRERLSFSQFKVNDALVHKGKKFTINKGTFLTYHMANTDQEITLSFSVNANEKFRFIVNEISYDLLTHPSFNVQQRSPEMMPMPFVTNDAIIISKTLSF, encoded by the coding sequence ATGAAAAAGAATTTTTCTGTAATTTCTATTCTAATTATTTTAGGGGTAGTATACCTTAGTTTTACAGATTTAAAACCATCTGTAATTACAAATAAGTATCTTAAAAGCAACACCGTTTTTTCTATAGATAAAGCGCTTTATCATCTTAAAAAGATAACAAAAAAACCACATTATGTGGGTACTAGTTATCATAAAGATGTACAGACCTATATAGTATCTGAATTAGAAAAATTGGGTTTCGAAGTAGAAACTCAAGTAGAAACGGTTGTTAACAGTAAAAATTCTGCTACCACTGCCGAAAATATTGTAGCAAAACTAAAAGGAACTAGTTCAAACAAGGCATTACTCTTACTTTCTCATTACGACTCGAATCCGCATTCTTCTTTGGGTGCTAGTGATGCTGGTTCTGGCGTAGTAACTATTTTAGAGGGGTTACGTGCTTTTTTAGCTACAAAACCTGTGCTAAAAAATGATCTTATTGTATTAATTTCTGATGCCGAAGAAATTGGATTGTTGGGAGCACAAGCTTTTGTAAATAGTCATCCTTTTATAAAAGATATCGGATTGGTATTAAATTTTGAGGCTAGGGGAAGTGGAGGACCAAGTTATATGTTAATGGAAACAAATGGCAAAAATGGTAAATTGTTACATCATTTTTTGGCTGCAAAACCTAATTTTCCGGCCGCAAATTCTTTAATGTATTCGGTATATAAGAAGCTACCAAATGATACAGATTTAACCGTTTTTAGAGAAGACGCGGCAATTAATGGTTTTAATTTTGCATTCATAGGAGATCATTTCGATTACCATAGTGCCCAAGATTCTTTTAGTCGATTAGACAAAGCCTCTCTACTACACCAAGCAGATTATTTAATGACCACCCTTTCTTACTTTTCGGGTTCTGATTTGTCTGATTTCGATGCAGATGAAGATTATGTATACGTTAATTTTCCTTTTGTAAAAATGATAACGTATCCTTTTTCATGGATTTATCCTTTATTAATTACTGCTTTTTTACTATTTCTGGTGATAGTTTTTCTAGGCATCTCTCTTAATAAATTAACAATTAAAGACCTTTTAAAAGGTTTTATTCCGTTTACAGTTTCTTTAGTTTTATGCAGCAGCATCACTTTTGGTTTGTGGCAGTTATTGCTTCAAATTCATACAGAGTACAATGATATTTTACATGGATTTACCTACAACGGTTATACCTATATTTTTGCATTTGTATTCTTAAATTTATTTTTAGTAACCACTATTTATACTAAAATTGCTTCTGTAGAAAAGCCTGTTAACTTACTCGTTGCTCCCTTATTTTTCTGGTTGTTATTAAATATACTTATTGCCCTTTATTTAAAAGGAGCTAGTTTTTTTATAATTCCTGTTTTTTGTGCTCTAATTGTTTTATTAATAGAAACCCTCTGTAAACTAAATTTTGCTTTTAAAACAATTTTATATACAATTATATCTATTCCTACGATATATATTTTTGCACCATTGATAAAAATGTTTCCAGTTGGTTTGGGTTTAAAAGTACTTTTTATATGTGCCCTATTTATGGTATTAGTATTCGGACTTTTAGTGCTTACTTTTCATAAAAAGAACGCAGTGTTTACCCAAAAAGCCTCTGGTTTTTTAATGATTATTTTCTTTGGTTTGGCCACTTACAATAGTAGTTTTTCTATTGATAATAAACAACCAAATAGTTTAGTTTACATTCAGAATTCCGATACACAAAAAGCCTATTTTGGTACTTACAATACTACTTTAGATGCTTATACAAAGCATGTTTTTGAAGGTGATTATGAAAAAGGAGGAATTAAAAATGCCGAAACAAGAAGTAAATACAATACACAATTTAAATACTATAAAAAAACTGTTTCTAGAAACATACCTCAAGCGACCATTATACATGAAATAGATACTATTATTGGTGCGAAAAGATTTTTAGAAATAAGTATTATACCTAACAGAAAAGTTCATAAAGTTGAACTTTCTACCAGAGAGCGTCTAAGTTTTTCTCAATTTAAAGTAAATGACGCTTTGGTACATAAAGGTAAAAAATTTACTATAAATAAGGGTACTTTTTTAACCTATCATATGGCAAATACAGATCAAGAAATTACACTTTCTTTTTCTGTAAATGCCAACGAAAAGTTCCGTTTTATTGTCAATGAAATTTCTTATGATTTATTAACACACCCTTCATTTAATGTCCAACAAAGATCGCCAGAAATGATGCCAATGCCATTTGTAACAAACGATGCCATAATTATTTCGAAAACTTTATCCTTTTAA
- a CDS encoding class I tRNA ligase family protein, translated as MQYNHKEIEKKWQKFWSENQTFRATTNSEKPKYYVLDMFPYPSGAGLHVGHPLGYIASDIYARYKRHKGFNVLHPQGYDSFGLPAEQYAIQTGQHPAKTTEQNIKTYRRQLDQIGFSFDWSREVRTSSPEYYKWTQWIFIQFYNSWYNKGTDKAEDISTLEKIFNTAGNKNVNAVCDEDVQSFTAKEWKAFSSKEKQTILLQYRLTFLSDTEVNWCPALGTVLANDEIVNGVSERGGHEVVRKKMTQWSMRISAYAQRLLDGLEHIDWPQPLKDAQTNWIGRSEGAMVTFKVASQLQKETTAIKLSYKELEDLKEIRKNATKAEAALWQVIKDKKGASKFRKKYTIGSFLVDFVCVSKNLIVEISGKEDEQARTTYFNKEGFNIIRFTEKEVLENVEKVVAQINTAVQFPKKLDHQPTKQTNLSGSSSYEIAVFTTRPDTIYGVSFMTLAPEHELVSKITTPAQKSAVDAYIKATAKRSERDRMADVKTISGVFTGAYAIHPFSGEKVQIWIGDYVLANYGTGAVMAVPCGDQRDYDFAKHFGIPVPNIFKGVDVSKEAHTEKEGTIIANSDFLSDLPYKKALKLAISEIEKRGFGYGKVNYRLRDAVFSRQRYWGEPFPVYYKNGMPQMIAPEKLPIILPEVEKYLPTEAGDPPLGNATNWAWNTKTAKVVSNNLIDNKTVFPLELNTMPGWAGSSWYFNRYMDATNTEEFASDKSLNYWREVDLYIGGSEHATGHLLYARFWQKFLFDKGLVPVDEFAKKLINQGMILGTSAFVYRATPFVKNGCNIDSSNADVLEKIPTVFVSKNLFSSEDEFETVVKNYLLDKGYLHQNFADLVLIVKTPIHADVSLVNASDEMDVEGFKNHPLNTDYKNAEFLLEDEVYKVGREVEKMSKSKYNVVNPDDIVTEYGADALRLFEMFLGPLEQTKPWKTSGISGVSSFLKKLWKLYFKEDVFLVSEEKAGKEELKVLHKTIKKVADDIENFSFNTSVATFMIAVNDLTALKCNKREILEPLLILLSPYAPHITEELWRLLGHETSISTAAFPVFNEQHLVESVKNYPISFNGKMRFTLELPLDLSKEEIEKIVLSHEKTIAQLAGNTPKKVIIVPGKIVNIVG; from the coding sequence ATGCAATATAATCATAAAGAAATAGAGAAAAAATGGCAAAAATTTTGGTCAGAAAATCAGACTTTTAGGGCAACAACAAATTCTGAAAAACCAAAATATTATGTATTAGATATGTTTCCTTATCCTAGTGGAGCCGGTCTTCATGTTGGGCATCCTTTAGGTTATATTGCTAGTGATATTTATGCACGTTACAAACGTCATAAAGGGTTTAATGTTTTGCATCCGCAAGGCTATGATTCTTTTGGTTTACCAGCAGAACAGTACGCTATACAAACTGGACAACACCCGGCAAAAACTACAGAACAAAATATAAAAACATATCGTAGGCAATTAGACCAGATTGGTTTTTCTTTTGATTGGAGTAGAGAAGTAAGAACCTCTAGTCCAGAATATTACAAATGGACACAATGGATTTTTATTCAGTTCTACAATTCGTGGTACAATAAAGGTACAGACAAAGCAGAAGATATTTCTACCTTAGAAAAAATATTTAATACTGCTGGCAATAAAAACGTAAACGCAGTTTGCGATGAAGATGTTCAGTCTTTTACAGCCAAAGAATGGAAAGCATTTTCTAGCAAAGAAAAGCAAACGATTCTTTTACAATACCGTCTTACTTTTTTATCCGATACAGAAGTTAATTGGTGCCCGGCACTAGGAACAGTTTTGGCTAATGATGAAATTGTAAACGGGGTTTCTGAACGTGGAGGGCATGAAGTAGTTCGAAAAAAAATGACCCAATGGTCTATGAGAATTTCTGCCTATGCACAAAGATTGTTAGACGGATTAGAACACATAGATTGGCCACAGCCACTAAAAGATGCGCAAACAAATTGGATTGGTAGAAGTGAAGGAGCCATGGTTACTTTTAAGGTAGCATCACAATTGCAAAAAGAAACCACCGCAATAAAACTATCTTACAAAGAATTAGAAGATTTAAAAGAAATTAGAAAAAATGCTACCAAAGCAGAAGCGGCTCTTTGGCAAGTAATAAAAGATAAAAAAGGAGCGTCAAAATTTAGAAAAAAGTACACAATTGGTTCTTTTTTAGTCGATTTTGTGTGTGTTTCAAAAAATTTAATAGTAGAAATTTCTGGGAAAGAAGATGAACAAGCAAGAACCACTTATTTTAATAAAGAAGGTTTTAATATAATTCGTTTTACAGAAAAAGAGGTTTTAGAAAATGTAGAAAAAGTAGTAGCGCAAATAAATACTGCCGTTCAGTTTCCTAAAAAACTAGATCATCAGCCAACAAAACAAACCAATCTTTCGGGGAGTAGTTCTTATGAAATAGCGGTATTTACCACTAGGCCAGATACAATTTACGGAGTTAGTTTTATGACGTTAGCACCAGAACATGAGTTGGTTTCTAAAATAACTACACCAGCACAAAAATCTGCAGTAGATGCTTATATTAAAGCAACTGCAAAACGTTCTGAAAGAGATAGAATGGCAGATGTTAAAACAATATCTGGCGTTTTTACAGGCGCGTATGCTATTCACCCTTTTTCGGGAGAAAAAGTTCAAATTTGGATTGGCGATTATGTATTGGCAAATTATGGTACCGGAGCCGTAATGGCAGTGCCATGTGGAGATCAACGAGATTATGATTTTGCCAAACATTTTGGTATTCCAGTTCCCAATATTTTTAAAGGAGTAGATGTTTCAAAAGAAGCACACACCGAAAAAGAAGGAACGATAATTGCTAATTCAGATTTTTTATCAGATTTACCTTATAAAAAGGCTTTAAAATTAGCTATATCCGAAATTGAAAAGCGTGGTTTTGGTTACGGAAAAGTTAATTACAGACTTAGAGATGCTGTTTTTAGTAGGCAACGATATTGGGGAGAGCCATTTCCTGTTTATTATAAAAACGGAATGCCTCAAATGATAGCACCAGAAAAACTCCCTATAATTTTACCAGAAGTAGAAAAATATTTGCCTACAGAAGCTGGAGATCCACCATTAGGAAACGCTACAAATTGGGCATGGAACACAAAAACAGCAAAAGTTGTTAGTAATAATCTAATAGATAATAAAACAGTTTTTCCTCTAGAATTAAATACAATGCCAGGTTGGGCAGGAAGTTCATGGTATTTTAATAGGTACATGGATGCTACGAATACCGAAGAATTTGCAAGTGATAAATCTTTAAATTATTGGCGGGAAGTAGACTTGTACATTGGTGGTTCAGAGCATGCAACAGGACATTTATTATATGCCCGTTTTTGGCAAAAATTCCTTTTTGATAAAGGGCTCGTTCCAGTAGATGAGTTTGCTAAGAAATTAATAAATCAAGGGATGATTTTAGGAACTTCTGCCTTTGTATATAGAGCCACACCTTTTGTAAAAAATGGTTGTAATATAGATTCCTCTAATGCAGATGTTTTAGAGAAAATACCTACGGTTTTTGTTTCTAAAAATTTGTTTTCTTCTGAGGATGAATTTGAGACTGTTGTTAAAAATTACCTTTTAGATAAAGGATATTTACATCAAAATTTTGCAGATTTAGTTCTAATAGTAAAAACCCCTATTCATGCAGATGTGTCTCTGGTAAATGCCTCTGACGAGATGGATGTTGAAGGTTTTAAAAATCATCCTTTAAATACCGACTACAAAAATGCTGAATTTCTTTTAGAAGATGAGGTATATAAAGTTGGTAGAGAGGTAGAAAAAATGTCTAAATCTAAATACAATGTTGTAAATCCAGATGATATTGTTACAGAATATGGTGCCGATGCCTTGCGTTTATTCGAAATGTTTTTAGGGCCTTTAGAGCAAACTAAACCATGGAAAACTTCAGGAATTTCGGGGGTATCTTCTTTCTTAAAAAAACTATGGAAACTCTATTTTAAAGAAGATGTATTTTTAGTTTCAGAAGAAAAGGCCGGTAAAGAAGAGCTTAAAGTTTTACATAAAACAATAAAAAAAGTAGCCGATGATATTGAGAATTTCTCTTTCAATACTTCAGTAGCTACTTTTATGATTGCTGTAAACGATTTAACTGCATTAAAATGTAATAAAAGAGAAATTTTAGAACCTCTATTAATATTATTATCGCCATATGCGCCTCATATTACTGAAGAATTATGGCGTTTATTAGGGCACGAAACTTCCATTTCTACAGCAGCATTTCCTGTTTTTAACGAACAGCATTTAGTAGAAAGTGTTAAAAATTATCCTATTTCTTTTAATGGAAAAATGAGGTTTACTTTAGAATTACCACTAGATTTATCAAAAGAAGAAATTGAAAAAATAGTGCTTTCTCATGAAAAAACAATAGCACAATTGGCAGGAAACACTCCCAAAAAAGTAATTATAGTGCCCGGTAAAATTGTAAATATAGTAGGCTAA